Proteins encoded within one genomic window of Dyadobacter chenhuakuii:
- a CDS encoding efflux RND transporter periplasmic adaptor subunit: MKRHILIITAMTVLLSACGGGEKKEGVAGKKEELAKLKAERSETEKKIKALEIEITKMDPNKAAEAKVKPVSIDTLNAETFRHYVELQGTVDAKNNVLVTPKSGGVVVAMNVKEGDYVKAGGIIGKIDNSILTESIEELKTQMSLANTIYEKQKNLWDQKIGTEIQYLQAKNNKEALERKMSTLNAQLSQTNIVSPMAGVVDMVNVKVGEMASPGVGVVRIVNLSNLKVIAKVSDTYAASVKKGDEVIVKFPDLKKEYKARITFVSTAVDPLSRTFTIEANLPTSKDIKPNMMAQVQINDAISKNALAIDQNYVQSTEKGNVVYVAVTEGNKKVAKAKEVKTGLSYNGKVEILSGLTAGDQLITLGYQEVSDGQPISY, encoded by the coding sequence ATGAAACGACATATTTTAATTATTACAGCCATGACCGTCCTGCTTTCAGCATGCGGCGGAGGAGAAAAGAAAGAAGGCGTGGCAGGGAAAAAAGAAGAATTGGCCAAGCTGAAAGCGGAGCGTTCGGAAACTGAGAAAAAGATCAAGGCTCTGGAAATCGAGATCACAAAAATGGACCCGAACAAGGCAGCCGAGGCAAAGGTGAAACCCGTTAGCATTGATACATTGAATGCTGAAACATTCCGTCATTATGTAGAATTGCAGGGAACGGTTGATGCCAAAAATAATGTGCTGGTAACTCCGAAATCCGGTGGCGTGGTGGTTGCTATGAATGTTAAAGAAGGCGATTACGTGAAAGCCGGAGGCATTATTGGTAAAATCGACAACAGCATTCTGACGGAATCTATCGAGGAGTTGAAAACGCAAATGTCGCTTGCCAACACAATCTATGAAAAGCAGAAAAACCTTTGGGACCAGAAGATCGGAACGGAGATTCAATATCTGCAAGCCAAAAACAACAAAGAGGCTCTGGAAAGAAAGATGAGCACTTTGAATGCACAATTATCGCAGACCAACATTGTGTCGCCAATGGCCGGTGTTGTAGATATGGTCAATGTGAAAGTGGGAGAAATGGCTTCTCCGGGCGTAGGTGTGGTTAGGATTGTGAATCTGAGCAATCTGAAAGTAATCGCAAAAGTATCTGACACTTACGCTGCCAGCGTGAAAAAAGGCGATGAAGTGATCGTGAAATTTCCGGATTTGAAAAAGGAATATAAAGCCAGGATCACTTTCGTAAGCACGGCTGTGGACCCATTGTCGCGCACATTCACGATTGAAGCCAATCTGCCAACGAGCAAGGACATTAAGCCGAACATGATGGCGCAGGTGCAGATCAATGATGCGATCAGCAAGAATGCATTGGCGATTGATCAGAATTATGTTCAGAGCACGGAAAAAGGAAATGTTGTATATGTGGCTGTAACCGAAGGCAATAAGAAAGTAGCCAAGGCAAAAGAGGTGAAAACGGGATTGAGCTACAACGGAAAAGTTGAAATTCTTTCGGGCCTCACCGCGGGCGACCAGCTGATCACATTGGGTTACCAGGAAGTCTCCGACGGTCAGCCGATAAGCTATTAA
- a CDS encoding TolC family protein, with protein MKNEQIIRRSLMLLAILLAFGPLRAQDFSLEQAVDYAVKHNLNIKNAQLDALSAEARIGEIRAAGLPQLSAAVSVTNNIIIPRFFLPANAFDPTAPADAPPAAVEFGIPWQGSASANLNQLIFNGSYFIGLKAAATYRELAQKSTTSSKVQVAESVTKAYYSAQVAEERAKLLDLNISRVDSLMRETKAMNASGFVELLDVNRLEVQINNLQTERQKVQNLIELSYALLKYQMGMPANEPIKLTDDINAVNVDSLRAELGNPDLNYENRIEYSLLNTQEKLAGLDLRNVRSGYLPSLSASVGYGYNAGYDKFSQLFTDNWYNNMVLTVNLNIPIFDGFSKRYQINQKKIAIDKVKNSQTLLKQSIDLENNQASINIKNAFATLETQKRNLTLAEEIVRVSKIKYKEGVGSNIEVINAESSLKEAQTNYFTALYDLMIAKVDLSRAKGELYTEK; from the coding sequence ATGAAAAATGAACAAATAATACGCCGCAGCCTGATGTTGCTGGCGATTTTACTCGCCTTCGGTCCGCTCCGCGCGCAGGATTTCTCCCTGGAACAAGCCGTCGATTATGCGGTCAAGCATAATTTGAACATTAAAAATGCACAGTTGGATGCCCTTTCTGCGGAAGCAAGAATTGGTGAAATCAGGGCGGCGGGATTGCCTCAGTTGAGTGCGGCCGTTTCGGTGACCAATAACATTATTATCCCCCGGTTTTTCCTTCCTGCCAATGCGTTTGATCCGACAGCTCCTGCCGACGCGCCTCCCGCTGCGGTTGAATTCGGGATTCCGTGGCAAGGTTCGGCTTCTGCCAATCTGAACCAGCTTATTTTCAACGGTTCTTATTTTATTGGTCTAAAAGCCGCGGCAACCTATCGTGAGCTGGCGCAGAAATCGACTACTTCTTCGAAAGTGCAAGTGGCTGAGTCGGTTACCAAGGCCTATTATTCCGCACAAGTTGCGGAGGAACGTGCCAAGCTCCTGGATCTGAACATTTCGCGCGTGGATTCACTGATGCGTGAGACCAAAGCGATGAATGCCAGCGGATTTGTGGAGCTTCTGGATGTTAACCGTTTGGAAGTGCAGATCAATAACCTGCAAACCGAGCGCCAGAAAGTGCAGAACCTGATCGAGCTTAGCTATGCTTTATTGAAATACCAAATGGGAATGCCTGCTAATGAGCCGATTAAGCTGACGGACGACATTAATGCGGTTAATGTGGATTCTCTGAGAGCAGAACTTGGCAACCCGGATCTTAATTATGAAAACCGCATCGAATATTCATTGCTGAACACGCAGGAAAAACTGGCCGGACTGGACCTTCGCAATGTCAGGAGCGGATATCTGCCTAGCCTGTCGGCTTCGGTGGGATATGGATATAATGCCGGTTATGATAAATTCTCGCAGCTTTTTACCGACAATTGGTACAACAACATGGTGCTGACCGTGAACCTGAACATTCCGATTTTTGATGGTTTTTCTAAAAGATACCAGATCAACCAGAAAAAGATCGCCATTGATAAGGTCAAAAACAGCCAGACACTGCTGAAACAGTCGATCGATCTGGAAAATAACCAGGCGAGCATTAACATTAAAAATGCATTTGCAACCCTGGAAACGCAGAAACGCAACCTGACGCTGGCGGAGGAAATTGTAAGGGTTTCAAAAATCAAATACAAAGAAGGCGTTGGGTCAAACATTGAGGTGATCAATGCGGAATCTTCCCTGAAAGAAGCGCAGACCAATTACTTCACCGCATTGTATGATCTGATGATCGCAAAAGTGGACCTGAGCAGAGCCAAAGGCGAACTTTATACTGAAAAATAA
- a CDS encoding TetR/AcrR family transcriptional regulator, with protein MKERIIKSALSLFWRYGIKSVTMDDIAKDLGISKRTIYQHYSDKEAILALVIQKEIMDQKCEIEKLEEKAANPIEQIMHSSTQMQNTLSEMNPALLYDLKKYYPKAWEQFETYKHEFLLKNIRENLVSGIEQGLYRPDIDVDILALLRIEQIVLAFDPTVFPQKKFSMMHTQMQFLLHFLRGILSEKGFEYYHTIKDRSAIEINTHEK; from the coding sequence GTGAAAGAGCGAATTATAAAATCAGCCCTAAGTCTGTTCTGGCGCTATGGAATCAAGAGCGTTACCATGGATGATATTGCCAAAGATCTGGGGATTTCAAAACGGACCATTTACCAGCATTATTCCGACAAAGAGGCCATTCTGGCATTGGTAATCCAGAAAGAAATCATGGATCAGAAGTGTGAGATTGAGAAACTGGAAGAAAAAGCAGCCAATCCAATCGAGCAGATCATGCATTCATCGACGCAAATGCAGAACACGCTTTCTGAAATGAACCCGGCCTTATTATATGATCTGAAAAAATATTACCCGAAGGCATGGGAGCAATTTGAAACGTATAAGCATGAGTTTCTGCTCAAAAATATCCGCGAAAACCTCGTAAGTGGCATTGAGCAGGGCCTTTACCGACCTGATATCGATGTGGATATTCTTGCGTTGCTCCGCATAGAACAAATTGTGCTGGCTTTCGACCCGACCGTTTTTCCACAAAAAAAATTCAGTATGATGCATACCCAAATGCAGTTCCTGCTCCACTTTTTGAGAGGAATTTTATCAGAAAAAGGATTTGAATATTACCACACCATAAAAGACAGATCAGCAATTGAAATCAATACCCATGAAAAATGA
- a CDS encoding decarboxylase, which translates to MKSYIDLIQQTFEFPTMEFNVDNNELLFNNVPLMDIIKEHGTPLKINYLPKIGEHIENANMFFRNAFKRHNYKGSYTYCYCTKSSHFSFVLEEALKHNIHLETSSSFDVPIIRELYRRGKVTKNTYVLANGYKLPRYTQYLSELINEGFNVIPILDNLKEIESYEQQVTADTVNFGMRIATDEEPNFAFYTSRLGIRYNDVQQLYKEKIEPNPRFKLKMLHFFINTGIKDSAYYWSELTRFMFKYCEMQKICPELDSIDIGGGLPIQTSLQAGYDYQQMIDEIIENIQWICNKNNVPVPHIFTEFGSYTVGESGAVIYEIIDKKLQNDKELWYMINGSFITQLPDSWGMNQKYIMLPINNWDSPYQKVNLGGLTCDSQDFYNSEMHSADLYMPIFEEDSEKQYIGFFHTGAYQESLGGYGGIQHCLIPAPKHVLVDKDEDGKIVTRVFAEEQNSDSMLKILGFKEESFVVPEKNVGTEMQPIDEEEELVETKI; encoded by the coding sequence ATGAAAAGCTACATTGACCTGATTCAGCAGACATTCGAGTTTCCTACAATGGAGTTCAATGTTGATAATAATGAGTTGCTGTTCAACAATGTACCACTGATGGATATCATCAAAGAACATGGTACGCCGTTAAAAATCAATTATTTGCCGAAAATAGGGGAGCATATCGAGAACGCAAACATGTTTTTTCGGAATGCTTTCAAAAGACATAATTATAAAGGAAGCTACACTTATTGTTATTGCACCAAATCTTCGCATTTCAGCTTCGTGCTGGAAGAGGCTTTGAAGCATAATATACATCTCGAAACTTCTTCGTCTTTTGATGTTCCCATTATCCGCGAATTGTATCGCCGGGGTAAGGTAACCAAAAACACTTACGTGCTTGCCAATGGTTACAAGCTGCCACGTTACACGCAGTATCTCAGCGAGTTGATCAACGAAGGGTTCAATGTTATCCCCATTTTGGATAACCTCAAAGAAATTGAATCATACGAACAGCAGGTTACAGCCGATACGGTCAATTTTGGGATGCGTATTGCTACGGATGAGGAGCCGAATTTTGCTTTTTATACGTCGCGTCTGGGGATCCGTTATAATGATGTGCAACAGCTTTATAAGGAAAAAATTGAACCGAATCCTCGGTTTAAGCTCAAAATGCTGCATTTCTTTATTAATACGGGGATTAAGGACAGTGCTTATTACTGGAGTGAATTAACCCGGTTTATGTTCAAATACTGCGAAATGCAGAAAATTTGTCCTGAGCTGGATTCCATCGACATTGGTGGCGGGTTGCCAATCCAGACTTCTTTGCAGGCTGGCTACGATTATCAGCAGATGATCGACGAGATCATTGAGAACATTCAGTGGATCTGCAACAAGAACAATGTGCCTGTTCCACATATTTTTACGGAATTCGGCAGTTATACTGTGGGTGAAAGCGGCGCGGTGATTTATGAAATCATTGACAAAAAGCTGCAAAACGATAAGGAGCTTTGGTATATGATCAACGGCTCGTTCATTACGCAGCTTCCCGACTCCTGGGGCATGAACCAGAAATACATCATGCTGCCAATCAATAACTGGGATAGTCCTTATCAAAAGGTCAATCTCGGTGGATTAACGTGTGATTCGCAGGATTTCTACAACAGCGAAATGCACAGCGCTGACTTGTATATGCCGATTTTTGAAGAAGATTCGGAAAAACAATACATCGGATTCTTCCATACCGGCGCTTACCAGGAATCTCTGGGAGGTTATGGCGGCATTCAGCATTGCCTGATCCCGGCCCCTAAACACGTTTTGGTGGATAAGGACGAAGATGGCAAGATTGTAACGCGCGTTTTTGCAGAAGAGCAGAACAGCGATTCGATGCTTAAAATTTTAGGCTTTAAAGAAGAATCGTTTGTGGTTCCTGAAAAGAATGTCGGAACGGAAATGCAGCCGATTGACGAAGAGGAAGAATTGGTCGAAACAAAAATCTGA
- a CDS encoding D-glycero-alpha-D-manno-heptose-1,7-bisphosphate 7-phosphatase encodes MSLPKTKCIFLDRDGVLNEDCPDYLYELEKLVIPEGVPEALKAFKKAGFLLIVVTNQAGIAKGLYTAANVHAIHQAMQKVSDNALDDLYFSPYHPSVSGVSLSRKPGSLMLEKAIAKYNIDVTQSWMIGDRDRDMEAGKNAGVRTIQIVPENEASTGDFAAVSLFEAAKIILEGKI; translated from the coding sequence ATGTCTTTACCCAAAACAAAATGCATCTTCCTCGACCGCGACGGAGTGCTGAATGAGGATTGCCCGGATTATTTATACGAACTGGAAAAACTGGTGATTCCCGAAGGCGTTCCAGAGGCGCTTAAAGCATTTAAGAAAGCAGGATTTCTGCTCATTGTGGTGACGAATCAGGCGGGGATTGCAAAAGGGCTTTACACGGCAGCTAATGTTCATGCGATCCACCAAGCGATGCAAAAAGTCTCCGATAATGCATTGGACGACCTTTATTTCTCGCCTTATCACCCGAGCGTTTCAGGCGTTTCGCTTTCCAGAAAACCGGGTTCCCTTATGCTGGAAAAGGCGATTGCGAAATATAATATAGACGTAACACAGTCCTGGATGATCGGGGACCGTGACAGGGATATGGAGGCTGGGAAAAATGCGGGTGTGAGAACAATTCAGATTGTTCCCGAAAATGAAGCTTCAACTGGCGATTTTGCTGCTGTAAGTTTATTTGAGGCAGCTAAAATAATCCTGGAAGGTAAAATTTAG
- the hemE gene encoding uroporphyrinogen decarboxylase: protein MELKNDLLLRAARGEKTERTPVWMMRQAGRILAEYRAVRETAGSFIKLATTPEMAAEVTLQPVDLLGVDAAIIFSDILVIPEAMGLPYEMVEKSGPIFPATVHTIQDLDRLHIAEPETDLKYVLDAIKLTKEGLYGRVPLIGFAGAPFTIFCYMTEGKGSKTFSVAKKHLYADPEFSHLLLQKITDSTIAYLKAQVVAGANLVQIFDSWAGILSPEQYNTFSLPYIKQICDAIDEVPVTVFAKGAFFARKAISELNCAVVGLDWNMDIAESRELIPNKTLQGNLDPCVLYASYDQIRKEVKNMVQQFGTQRYIANLGHGVYPDTDPDKVRCFIESVKEFSS, encoded by the coding sequence ATGGAATTGAAAAATGATCTTTTGCTTCGGGCGGCGCGTGGGGAGAAAACAGAACGCACGCCTGTTTGGATGATGCGGCAGGCGGGCCGGATTTTGGCTGAATACAGGGCCGTTCGCGAGACGGCCGGAAGTTTTATCAAGCTGGCTACAACGCCGGAAATGGCGGCTGAGGTTACATTGCAACCCGTTGATTTATTGGGCGTTGACGCAGCCATCATCTTTTCTGACATTCTGGTGATTCCCGAAGCGATGGGGCTGCCTTATGAAATGGTAGAAAAAAGCGGGCCGATTTTCCCGGCAACGGTTCATACGATTCAAGATCTTGACAGACTGCACATTGCGGAGCCGGAAACGGATTTGAAATATGTTTTGGACGCTATTAAGCTCACAAAAGAAGGCTTATACGGACGTGTTCCCCTGATCGGTTTCGCGGGCGCCCCATTCACGATTTTCTGTTACATGACAGAAGGCAAAGGCTCCAAAACATTCTCGGTTGCAAAAAAACACCTTTACGCGGATCCTGAATTCTCGCATTTACTACTTCAAAAAATAACGGATAGCACCATTGCTTACCTCAAAGCGCAGGTTGTAGCAGGCGCTAACCTGGTCCAGATCTTCGATTCCTGGGCCGGTATCCTATCTCCTGAGCAATACAACACATTTTCTTTGCCCTATATCAAGCAGATCTGTGACGCCATTGATGAAGTGCCCGTTACAGTTTTTGCCAAAGGCGCATTCTTCGCACGGAAGGCGATTAGTGAGCTGAATTGCGCAGTGGTTGGCCTGGATTGGAACATGGACATTGCCGAGTCGCGCGAGCTGATTCCTAATAAAACGTTGCAGGGAAATCTGGATCCCTGCGTGCTGTATGCTTCATATGACCAGATCCGGAAAGAGGTTAAAAATATGGTGCAACAATTTGGCACACAGCGTTATATCGCTAACCTGGGCCACGGGGTTTACCCGGACACTGATCCTGATAAGGTGCGTTGTTTCATCGAATCGGTTAAAGAATTTTCTTCCTAG
- a CDS encoding PIN-like domain-containing protein, producing the protein MTRIYIDENISPHIASALDILEKPLGSDFEVVSIVSVFGKGALDEEWLPKIGAEGAVVITQDLNIHRTKSQRRLFKEHQVGVFFLSPPSKNGYHYWEMVEQIIKRWQEIRKLCRERRPFAFRCTSRSSNFERL; encoded by the coding sequence ATGACCAGGATTTATATAGACGAAAACATCTCCCCACACATCGCATCTGCATTGGATATTTTAGAAAAACCGCTTGGTTCCGACTTTGAGGTTGTTTCCATTGTAAGTGTCTTTGGCAAAGGTGCTTTGGACGAGGAATGGTTGCCTAAAATCGGTGCTGAAGGTGCAGTAGTCATTACGCAAGACCTGAACATTCACAGAACAAAAAGTCAGCGAAGGCTTTTTAAAGAACATCAGGTTGGTGTCTTTTTTTTAAGCCCTCCTTCCAAAAACGGCTACCATTATTGGGAAATGGTTGAACAGATCATTAAACGCTGGCAGGAGATTAGAAAGCTTTGCCGAGAGCGACGGCCATTTGCCTTTCGCTGCACTTCCAGAAGCAGCAATTTCGAGCGGTTGTAG
- a CDS encoding DUF433 domain-containing protein: MTYENQATFGLGTGLYTVPDISSILNLPQPKVRRWLKEYWNNQFAGHHQQPFSSGSGSELVTNFYTLIEFFAFYQLRQEGVTTQKIIKAHNVLSETFETQYPFAKSNIFTDGRHVLFTGKVGEIIKADETLQITIKEVFEPFCKKIDFNKNNLAERFFPLGKDHSIVIDPKRQFGQPVIGTTNILSESVFNLFRGGEPVEVIQRLYDLTQAQVKDAISYHQHAA, from the coding sequence ATGACCTACGAAAATCAAGCCACATTTGGGTTAGGAACTGGTCTTTACACCGTTCCTGATATTTCCTCCATATTAAACCTGCCTCAGCCGAAGGTCAGAAGGTGGCTTAAAGAATATTGGAACAATCAATTTGCAGGGCATCATCAACAACCGTTTTCCAGCGGTTCAGGAAGTGAATTGGTGACGAACTTCTATACATTAATTGAGTTCTTCGCATTTTACCAGCTTAGGCAGGAAGGTGTGACCACGCAAAAGATCATTAAGGCTCACAATGTGCTAAGCGAAACGTTTGAAACGCAATATCCATTTGCGAAGTCTAATATATTTACCGACGGCCGTCACGTATTGTTTACGGGTAAAGTCGGTGAAATAATCAAGGCTGACGAGACTTTACAGATAACTATTAAGGAGGTTTTTGAGCCTTTTTGCAAGAAAATAGATTTTAACAAAAACAACCTTGCTGAGCGATTTTTTCCGCTAGGAAAAGACCATAGCATTGTAATTGATCCGAAAAGGCAGTTCGGGCAGCCTGTGATTGGCACTACCAATATTCTCTCCGAAAGTGTTTTCAATTTATTCCGCGGTGGCGAGCCAGTTGAAGTGATCCAACGACTTTATGACTTGACCCAGGCGCAGGTGAAAGATGCGATTTCCTATCATCAGCACGCGGCATGA
- a CDS encoding TonB-dependent receptor translates to MRNVTTYLFIFIISTLPFRSAFAQRSISGRVTDAEDGKPLPGATIKAGEIRGTQTDGSGNFSLKNIAENIAALEVSYIGYQTQKLPLSSENQLEIRLSKSTFQADEVIINATRANDKSAMAYSTVSAEAIDKQNLGQDLPVLLNFTPSLVSTSDAGAGIGYSGIRIRGSDATRINVTVNGIPYNDAESQGVFWVNMPDFASSVSSIQIQRGVGTSTNGAGAFGASVNINTNAFREEAYAELNNSYGSFNTFKNTLKVGSGLIKDKFTFDARLSRVSSDGYVDRASSELHSYYLSGGFFGKKSFVRVNVFSGNERTYQSWNGVPEAKLRGDREGVLSYIDRNGLGEKDAQNLLDSDNRTYNSYTYKNEVDNYRQDHYQIVSSHNLSDKWIFNLNAFLVRGLGYYEQSRMGDDYSNYNLPNVVIGQDTLTSTDLIRRRWLDNYFYGSTFSLEYNSFKKLTASFGGGYNKYDGDHYGRIVWARNAGNIENDHQYYYSKGIKKDFNIYGKVYYQLTPKLNAFADLQFRNVSHNIKGTDNDQIALATDEAYSFFNPKAGLTYQLADQSSVYASYSVGNREPNRDDFTSSTAGLFPKSEQLQNVEAGFKTQRGIWAFSANYYLMAYKNQLVLTGQINDVGNAIRVNVPKSYRMGIELEGAIALSKTLKWNVNATFSQNKINNFTEYVINYDTGDYNMINHGKSDISFSPNAIAGSQLTYIIRKDLELALLSKYVSKQYLDNTSSETRKLDAYFTNDVRLSWTIRPTWAREISFNLLVNNVLEEKYESNGYTYGYFAGGALTQENFYFPQAGRNFLVGVNFRF, encoded by the coding sequence ATGCGAAATGTTACTACCTATCTGTTTATATTCATAATCAGCACATTACCATTCCGTTCTGCGTTCGCGCAACGCTCCATTTCCGGCCGCGTTACCGATGCGGAAGATGGAAAACCACTGCCCGGCGCAACCATCAAAGCAGGCGAAATCCGCGGCACGCAGACCGATGGTTCAGGAAATTTCAGCTTAAAGAACATTGCAGAGAACATCGCCGCCCTCGAAGTGTCCTACATCGGTTACCAAACTCAAAAACTGCCCCTTTCATCCGAAAACCAATTGGAAATAAGGCTTTCCAAAAGCACTTTCCAGGCGGATGAAGTGATCATTAACGCCACCCGCGCCAACGACAAATCGGCCATGGCATACAGCACGGTTTCTGCCGAAGCCATTGATAAACAAAATCTTGGACAGGATTTACCCGTTCTGCTCAACTTCACGCCTTCGCTCGTGAGCACGAGTGATGCGGGTGCGGGCATCGGTTACTCGGGCATCCGCATACGCGGCTCGGATGCGACGCGCATCAATGTGACGGTAAACGGGATTCCTTACAATGATGCCGAAAGTCAGGGTGTTTTTTGGGTTAATATGCCGGATTTTGCTTCGTCGGTTAGCAGCATTCAAATCCAGCGTGGCGTGGGCACTTCTACCAATGGCGCTGGGGCTTTCGGTGCTTCGGTGAACATTAATACAAATGCATTCCGCGAGGAAGCTTATGCGGAGCTGAACAATTCTTATGGCTCATTCAATACATTCAAAAACACATTGAAAGTCGGTTCCGGGCTGATTAAGGATAAATTCACCTTTGATGCGAGACTATCGCGGGTGTCGTCGGATGGTTATGTGGACCGGGCTTCTTCGGAATTGCACTCTTATTATTTGTCAGGAGGCTTTTTTGGTAAAAAGAGTTTTGTGCGGGTAAATGTGTTTTCGGGCAACGAGCGGACTTACCAATCCTGGAATGGCGTGCCGGAAGCCAAGTTGCGCGGCGATCGGGAAGGCGTTTTGAGCTATATTGATCGCAATGGTCTGGGCGAAAAAGATGCGCAGAACCTGCTCGATTCGGATAACCGGACTTACAATTCTTACACTTATAAAAATGAGGTGGATAATTACCGCCAGGACCATTACCAGATCGTTTCATCGCATAATCTGAGCGATAAATGGATCTTTAACCTCAATGCATTTCTGGTTCGCGGCTTGGGTTATTATGAGCAATCCAGAATGGGCGACGATTACAGCAATTACAATTTGCCCAATGTGGTTATCGGCCAGGATACGCTTACGAGCACGGATCTGATCCGTCGCCGCTGGCTGGATAATTACTTTTACGGCTCTACATTTTCATTGGAATACAACAGTTTTAAAAAGCTGACTGCAAGCTTTGGCGGCGGTTATAACAAATATGACGGCGACCATTATGGCCGAATTGTGTGGGCGCGCAATGCCGGGAACATTGAAAACGACCATCAATATTATTACAGCAAAGGCATTAAGAAGGATTTTAACATTTACGGAAAGGTTTACTATCAGCTGACGCCCAAACTCAATGCATTCGCCGATTTGCAGTTCAGAAATGTGAGTCACAACATTAAGGGAACGGACAATGATCAGATCGCCCTGGCAACGGATGAGGCCTATTCATTTTTTAATCCAAAAGCAGGCTTAACCTATCAGTTGGCGGATCAAAGTTCGGTTTATGCGTCTTATAGCGTAGGAAACCGTGAGCCTAACCGGGACGATTTTACTTCATCGACGGCTGGTTTATTTCCAAAAAGCGAACAACTGCAGAATGTGGAAGCGGGTTTCAAAACGCAGCGCGGCATCTGGGCTTTCTCGGCGAACTATTATTTGATGGCTTATAAAAATCAACTCGTATTGACCGGCCAGATCAATGACGTGGGCAACGCTATCCGAGTAAATGTGCCAAAAAGTTACCGCATGGGCATCGAGCTGGAAGGTGCCATTGCACTAAGCAAAACCTTGAAATGGAATGTAAACGCAACATTCAGCCAAAACAAGATCAATAATTTCACCGAGTATGTCATCAATTACGACACCGGCGATTACAACATGATCAACCACGGAAAATCCGACATTTCCTTTTCGCCCAACGCCATAGCCGGAAGCCAGCTGACTTACATTATCAGAAAAGACCTGGAACTGGCATTGCTAAGCAAATACGTAAGCAAGCAATATCTGGATAACACATCATCTGAAACCCGCAAGCTGGACGCTTACTTTACCAATGACGTCCGCCTTTCCTGGACGATCAGACCAACTTGGGCGAGAGAGATTTCCTTCAATTTGCTGGTCAATAATGTGCTGGAAGAAAAATACGAATCCAACGGATATACGTACGGATATTTCGCAGGCGGCGCATTAACGCAGGAGAATTTCTACTTCCCGCAAGCCGGCAGGAATTTTCTGGTTGGGGTGAATTTTAGGTTTTGA
- a CDS encoding type II toxin-antitoxin system RelE/ParE family toxin: MYKPVILPLAKQDIQDAAIWYNEQQADLGKRFLRFVRSKVKRISENPQLYPARYSDVRTAVLDVFPFMIHFQVNEKERTILIIAVLHTSLNPENWSRRKQ; the protein is encoded by the coding sequence ATGTACAAACCTGTAATCCTTCCCCTAGCAAAACAAGACATTCAGGACGCAGCCATCTGGTATAACGAGCAGCAAGCCGATCTGGGCAAGCGATTCCTGCGATTTGTCAGGAGCAAAGTCAAACGAATTTCCGAAAACCCGCAGCTATATCCAGCTCGTTATAGCGACGTCCGCACAGCCGTTCTGGATGTTTTTCCATTTATGATCCATTTTCAGGTCAACGAGAAGGAAAGGACGATTTTGATCATTGCCGTTTTGCATACAAGTCTTAATCCCGAAAATTGGTCGAGAAGAAAACAATAA
- a CDS encoding addiction module protein produces MNIQYISDSQGITTGVFIPINDWNALKSKYSEIEKEEANNIPQWHKNVVSDRLANFKSDRSQTLDFDQAIDDIENNF; encoded by the coding sequence ATGAATATCCAATATATTTCAGACAGCCAGGGCATCACAACAGGTGTTTTTATCCCAATTAACGATTGGAATGCGTTGAAAAGCAAATATTCGGAAATTGAGAAAGAAGAAGCCAATAACATCCCGCAGTGGCACAAAAACGTTGTTTCCGACAGATTGGCAAACTTCAAAAGTGATCGTAGCCAAACACTGGATTTTGATCAGGCAATAGATGACATTGAAAACAATTTTTAA